In Saccharomonospora marina XMU15, one genomic interval encodes:
- a CDS encoding flavodoxin family protein, with translation MRALVVYESMYGNTRSVARAVATELSEHMDTDVIEVGDAPEVIGQDVDLLVVGGPTHAFGMSRESTRQDAAKQGSEPLVSRKFGMREWLERLSVTPDLAAAAFDTKLSKPWLPGSAARAAAKRLRKLGCHLVTRPQNFYVDGSLGPLTEGEIERARGWADQLAGVRHG, from the coding sequence ATGCGCGCACTGGTCGTGTACGAGTCGATGTACGGCAACACCCGCAGCGTCGCCAGGGCGGTGGCGACCGAGTTGTCCGAGCACATGGACACCGACGTCATCGAGGTGGGTGACGCCCCCGAGGTGATCGGGCAGGATGTCGACCTGCTCGTGGTGGGCGGACCGACACACGCCTTCGGGATGAGCCGGGAGTCCACCCGGCAGGACGCGGCGAAGCAGGGCAGCGAGCCGTTGGTGTCGCGCAAGTTCGGTATGCGCGAGTGGCTGGAGCGGTTGTCCGTCACCCCCGACCTGGCCGCGGCCGCGTTCGACACCAAGCTGAGCAAGCCTTGGCTGCCGGGCTCCGCCGCGAGGGCGGCGGCCAAGCGGCTACGCAAGCTGGGCTGTCACCTGGTCACCAGGCCGCAGAACTTCTACGTCGACGGCAGCCTCGGCCCTCTCACTGAAGGCGAGATCGAACGGGCCCGCGGCTGGGCCGACCAACTCGCCGGTGTGCGCCACGGCTGA
- a CDS encoding PPOX class F420-dependent oxidoreductase produces the protein MTAASFDPRALLADSKLGVLATIKASGLPQLSPVTPYYDRNGEVIYVSMIEGRAKTTNLRRDPRAALEVTSADGWAWATAEGPVTLTGPGTDPYGPEVEALVRYYRLAAGEHPDWDEYRSVMVSDRRVLMMMTVAHVYGDRLR, from the coding sequence ATGACCGCCGCATCCTTCGATCCCCGTGCCCTGCTCGCAGACAGCAAGCTCGGCGTTCTCGCGACGATCAAGGCGAGTGGCCTGCCGCAGTTGTCTCCGGTCACGCCCTATTACGACCGGAATGGCGAGGTCATCTACGTGTCGATGATCGAGGGCCGTGCGAAGACGACCAATCTGCGTAGGGACCCCCGTGCCGCGCTGGAGGTCACCAGCGCCGACGGCTGGGCGTGGGCCACGGCAGAGGGCCCGGTGACGCTCACCGGGCCCGGAACCGACCCGTACGGCCCCGAGGTCGAGGCACTGGTGCGCTACTACCGCCTGGCGGCGGGTGAGCACCCGGACTGGGACGAGTACCGCTCGGTGATGGTCTCCGACCGGCGGGTGCTCATGATGATGACGGTCGCGCACGTGTACGGCGACCGGCTGCGCTGA
- a CDS encoding ribosome hibernation promotion factor, with protein sequence MNRRSPAVPETVRVRVHGHLPGAETYAEEKVSSVFKYAPEPILDASVRLTKHEDPSVRRKVVAQANLDLRGRLIRAQVEAETAHEAIDRLAQRLRRQLEKSARNWQAIKGRQPRPGSWRHGEEPSRRPPFFPRPDEEREVVRHKAFTLAKLPVDEAAIEMDLMDYDFHLFTERGSGEDSVLYRTPDGYRLAQVHPRPRHIETGEVDVSVSEHSAPRLNLAEAIERLDLSGMPFLFYSDADRGRGQVIYHRYDGHYGLITPPE encoded by the coding sequence ATGAACCGACGTAGCCCAGCCGTCCCGGAGACCGTGCGTGTCCGCGTGCACGGCCACCTGCCCGGCGCGGAAACCTATGCCGAGGAGAAGGTCAGCTCGGTGTTCAAGTACGCGCCCGAGCCGATCCTGGACGCGAGCGTGCGGCTGACCAAGCACGAGGACCCGTCCGTGCGCCGCAAGGTTGTCGCGCAGGCCAACCTCGACCTGCGGGGAAGGTTGATCAGGGCTCAGGTCGAGGCCGAGACGGCGCACGAGGCGATCGACCGGCTCGCACAACGGTTGCGCAGGCAGTTGGAGAAGTCCGCGCGTAACTGGCAGGCGATCAAAGGCAGGCAGCCCAGGCCCGGTAGCTGGCGGCACGGCGAGGAGCCCAGCCGGCGGCCGCCGTTCTTCCCTCGCCCGGACGAGGAGCGGGAAGTGGTGCGGCACAAGGCCTTCACGCTGGCGAAGCTGCCCGTCGACGAGGCGGCGATCGAGATGGACCTGATGGACTACGACTTCCACTTGTTCACCGAACGCGGCAGCGGAGAGGACAGCGTGCTCTACCGCACCCCCGATGGCTACCGGCTGGCTCAGGTGCACCCGCGGCCCAGGCACATCGAGACCGGCGAGGTGGACGTCAGCGTCAGCGAGCACTCCGCACCGAGGCTCAACCTCGCCGAGGCGATCGAACGGCTCGACCTTTCAGGGATGCCGTTCCTGTTCTACTCCGACGCCGACCGAGGCAGGGGCCAGGTGATCTACCACCGCTACGACGGCCACTACGGTCTGATCACTCCCCCGGAGTGA
- a CDS encoding LysR family transcriptional regulator, with protein sequence MELRQLRYFVTVAEEASFTRAAAKLHVAQPGISSQIQRLERELGQPLLERSARSVRLTQVGEAVLPHARAALAAEEGARSAVGELTGLLRGRVALGAIPSCAVFDLPGLLAGFHDRHRAVEITLSESRSDVLFAGLRSGELDVAVAAYSGTEPPPGIEARVLADEPLVAAVATTDPLAAFDAVALADLRDRAFITLPPGPGIRSALDEGCAAAGFRPRIAFEASDPAMLAELARRGLGVALLPESAIGERPGELHGLELTRPRLRGCVSLVWRSGGPGGPAARAFLRYAVDTLTPGE encoded by the coding sequence ATGGAACTTCGGCAGCTGCGGTACTTCGTCACGGTCGCCGAGGAGGCGAGCTTCACCAGGGCGGCGGCGAAGCTGCACGTCGCACAGCCCGGGATCAGCTCGCAGATTCAGCGGTTGGAGCGTGAACTGGGCCAGCCACTCCTGGAACGCTCGGCCAGGTCGGTGCGACTGACGCAGGTGGGCGAGGCGGTGTTGCCCCACGCCCGAGCCGCGCTCGCGGCCGAGGAGGGTGCGAGGTCCGCGGTGGGGGAACTCACCGGCCTGCTGCGGGGGCGGGTCGCACTGGGAGCGATCCCGTCGTGCGCGGTGTTCGACCTGCCCGGTCTGCTGGCAGGGTTCCACGATCGCCACCGAGCGGTCGAGATCACGCTGTCGGAGTCGCGTTCGGACGTGCTCTTCGCGGGCCTGCGCTCCGGTGAGCTGGATGTCGCCGTGGCCGCCTACTCGGGAACCGAGCCGCCACCGGGTATCGAGGCGCGGGTACTGGCCGACGAGCCGCTCGTCGCCGCCGTCGCCACCACCGACCCGCTCGCCGCCTTCGATGCCGTGGCGCTTGCGGACCTGCGCGACCGCGCGTTCATCACCCTGCCACCCGGCCCCGGCATCCGATCCGCACTCGACGAGGGCTGTGCCGCGGCGGGGTTTCGACCCCGGATCGCGTTCGAAGCGAGCGACCCCGCCATGCTGGCCGAACTGGCCAGGCGGGGGCTCGGTGTGGCGCTGTTGCCGGAGTCGGCCATCGGCGAGCGACCGGGTGAGCTGCACGGGCTGGAACTCACCCGGCCCCGCCTGCGCGGCTGTGTCTCGCTGGTGTGGCGATCCGGCGGCCCGGGTGGACCCGCCGCCAGGGCCTTCCTGCGCTACGCCGTGGACACGCTCACTCCGGGGGAGTGA
- a CDS encoding FAD-binding oxidoreductase codes for MPLRTRGSQYQPGEPGYDAERRGFQTGFVHRPALLVRAADAEDVRAAVDYAARHGSGVAVQATGHGVGVPADGDVLVSTKDLDAVHVDPVTRTARIGAGARWATVLQQAAAHGLAPLSGSFPGVGAVGYTLGGGLGPLGRRYGYAADHVKELRLVTPDARLLRVTPDTEPDLFWALRGAGANFGVVTSLEIGLVPQTRLYGGALTFDSALAADVLNAFRDSTALAPEELTTSVAMIPMPDLPSLPPPLRGRHITQLRVAYLGDRAEGERLVAPFRELGQPIADTLRELPFAESGSVYGEPDRPHAYFGDNVLLRELGPAAIGSLLEHAGPGSDCVVDVRHLGGALARPARPSAVSHRGAAYQVLVLSGVDISGESPDSRAVQDKVFAALAAATLGRSVNFAYGPVACARERFDAVTYQRLRKLKALHDPSNLFRFHSNIEPG; via the coding sequence ATGCCATTGCGGACTCGAGGTTCCCAGTACCAGCCCGGCGAGCCCGGCTACGACGCCGAGCGCCGGGGCTTTCAAACCGGCTTCGTCCACCGCCCCGCCCTGCTCGTCCGCGCGGCCGACGCCGAGGACGTCCGCGCGGCGGTCGACTACGCGGCACGGCACGGATCGGGCGTGGCGGTGCAGGCCACCGGTCACGGTGTCGGCGTACCTGCCGACGGCGACGTGCTCGTGAGCACGAAAGACCTGGATGCGGTGCACGTCGATCCGGTCACGCGGACCGCCCGCATCGGCGCGGGCGCTCGCTGGGCAACGGTGCTCCAGCAGGCCGCCGCGCACGGCCTCGCACCACTGAGCGGGTCGTTTCCCGGCGTGGGTGCCGTCGGTTACACGCTGGGCGGCGGGCTCGGCCCCCTCGGTCGCCGTTACGGCTACGCCGCCGACCACGTCAAGGAACTGCGGCTGGTGACCCCGGACGCCCGCCTGCTGCGCGTCACGCCGGACACCGAGCCCGACCTGTTCTGGGCGTTGCGCGGCGCGGGAGCCAACTTCGGTGTCGTCACCTCCCTCGAGATCGGTCTCGTCCCGCAGACCCGGCTCTACGGGGGCGCGCTGACCTTCGACAGCGCGCTCGCCGCCGACGTCTTGAACGCCTTCCGGGACTCGACCGCGTTGGCGCCGGAGGAGCTCACCACATCGGTGGCCATGATCCCGATGCCGGACCTCCCGTCGCTGCCGCCTCCGCTACGTGGCAGGCACATCACCCAGCTTCGGGTGGCCTACCTCGGCGACCGCGCGGAGGGCGAGCGGTTGGTGGCGCCGTTTCGCGAGCTGGGGCAACCGATCGCCGACACGCTGCGGGAGTTGCCTTTCGCGGAGTCGGGTTCGGTCTACGGCGAGCCGGACCGACCACACGCCTACTTCGGCGACAACGTGCTGCTGCGCGAGCTGGGCCCCGCAGCTATCGGCTCGCTGCTGGAGCACGCCGGGCCTGGCAGCGACTGCGTCGTGGACGTGCGCCACCTCGGTGGCGCGCTGGCCCGCCCCGCGCGGCCGAGTGCGGTCAGCCACCGCGGCGCCGCATACCAGGTGCTGGTTCTGTCCGGTGTGGACATCTCGGGTGAGTCCCCGGACTCGCGGGCGGTGCAGGACAAGGTTTTCGCCGCGCTGGCGGCCGCGACACTCGGGCGATCGGTGAACTTCGCCTACGGGCCGGTGGCCTGCGCACGGGAGCGTTTCGACGCGGTGACCTACCAGCGGCTACGGAAACTCAAGGCGCTGCACGATCCGAGCAACCTGTTCCGCTTTCACAGCAACATCGAGCCCGGGTGA
- a CDS encoding ArsR/SmtB family transcription factor has protein sequence MVSDVFKALADPTRRHILDELQERDGQTLFELCARLTSKHGLDSSRQAISQHLGVLEEAGLVVARREGRYKFHWLDTSPLRAITSRWPVNDNEGNQR, from the coding sequence CTGGTGAGCGACGTGTTCAAGGCACTCGCGGACCCGACCAGGCGACACATCCTGGACGAACTACAGGAACGCGACGGGCAGACGCTGTTCGAGCTGTGTGCCCGGCTGACGAGCAAGCACGGGCTGGACTCCTCACGCCAGGCGATCTCGCAACACCTGGGCGTTCTCGAAGAGGCGGGCCTGGTCGTCGCCCGGCGCGAGGGGCGGTACAAGTTCCACTGGCTCGACACATCGCCGCTGCGTGCCATCACCAGCCGCTGGCCGGTGAACGACAACGAAGGGAACCAGCGTTGA
- a CDS encoding VOC family protein translates to MKVYITSVFVDDQAKALQFYTEVLGFEKKEDVPLGEARWLTVTSPQQPEGPELLLEPDSHPAVRPFKDALVADGIPFASFAVDDVAAEFRRLTDLGVRFTQEPLRMGPVTTAVFDDTCGNLIQLAAQ, encoded by the coding sequence TTGAAGGTCTACATCACCAGCGTCTTCGTGGACGACCAGGCCAAGGCCCTGCAGTTCTACACCGAGGTGCTCGGATTCGAGAAGAAGGAGGACGTCCCGCTCGGCGAAGCCCGCTGGCTGACGGTCACCTCGCCGCAGCAGCCGGAAGGCCCCGAACTGCTGCTGGAACCCGACAGCCACCCCGCGGTGCGGCCGTTCAAGGACGCGCTCGTCGCCGACGGAATCCCGTTCGCCTCGTTCGCGGTGGACGACGTCGCGGCCGAGTTCCGCAGGCTGACCGACCTCGGGGTGAGGTTCACCCAGGAACCACTGCGGATGGGGCCGGTGACAACGGCGGTGTTCGACGACACGTGCGGCAATCTGATCCAACTCGCCGCGCAGTAG
- a CDS encoding PASTA domain-containing protein gives MRGPRPVTEVPDVVGLGAEDACDIVRRAGLTPVGPDGAVAPASGVVTAQRPVGTAGAEEGAEVVLWTHPGRDASVGAASPSPVESATPV, from the coding sequence ATGCGAGGACCTCGACCGGTTACCGAGGTGCCGGACGTCGTCGGGCTCGGCGCCGAGGACGCCTGTGACATCGTGCGCAGAGCCGGGCTGACCCCGGTCGGGCCGGACGGCGCGGTCGCACCCGCGAGCGGAGTCGTCACCGCCCAGCGCCCGGTGGGTACAGCGGGCGCCGAGGAAGGGGCCGAGGTGGTCCTGTGGACACACCCCGGCCGGGACGCCTCGGTCGGCGCCGCCTCGCCCAGTCCCGTGGAATCCGCGACGCCGGTCTGA
- a CDS encoding DUF4389 domain-containing protein: MATTAAYPVRVEASLDAPLSRGLWLVKWLLAIPHYFLLALLWPAFFVLTVVAFVAILITGRYPRAIFDFNVGVLRWSWRVHYYAYAALGTDRYPPFTLADVPDYPARLDIPYPQQLSRGLALVKWWLLAIPHYIIVGVFAGGGIWLFTDIDNDRFGWGENGFSWGAGGLIGVLVLIAGIVLLFTGRYPRPIFDFVLGMDRWVIRVAAYATLMTDEYPPFRLDMGGHDPAGEIEGGTVRPTPAAPQHGWTTGRVVSVVVGAVLALGAMGLITGGASLLWLDRAERDADGYVTVSETYSTGGYAIASDTIELRGTPADWEAASGFLGDVRVSAESVNGRPVFVGIAPSREVADYLAGTEYAVVQDAGSGEDLALRNGGPLPAPPTQQDFWTTQSAGPGTQSISWPAASGDWTVVVANADGSAGVNVRAQAGATVPSLLWIGIGVLVGGILLFALGAVLVGVAAAYRAAHSPPPTADVS, translated from the coding sequence ATGGCTACCACAGCGGCCTACCCGGTGCGGGTCGAGGCGTCGCTCGATGCACCACTGTCCCGCGGTCTGTGGCTGGTCAAGTGGCTGCTGGCGATCCCGCACTACTTCCTGCTCGCGCTGCTGTGGCCCGCGTTCTTCGTGCTCACCGTGGTGGCGTTCGTGGCGATCCTGATCACCGGTCGCTACCCGAGAGCGATCTTCGATTTCAACGTGGGCGTGCTGCGGTGGTCCTGGCGCGTGCACTACTACGCATACGCGGCACTGGGCACCGACCGGTATCCACCATTCACGCTCGCCGATGTGCCGGACTATCCCGCCAGACTCGACATTCCTTATCCGCAACAGCTGTCCCGGGGACTGGCGCTGGTCAAGTGGTGGCTGCTGGCCATCCCGCACTACATCATCGTCGGCGTGTTCGCCGGTGGCGGTATCTGGCTGTTCACCGACATCGACAACGACAGGTTCGGATGGGGTGAGAACGGCTTCTCCTGGGGAGCGGGCGGCCTGATCGGGGTGCTGGTGCTGATCGCGGGGATCGTGCTGCTGTTCACCGGGCGCTACCCCCGGCCCATCTTCGACTTCGTGCTCGGCATGGACAGGTGGGTGATCCGGGTCGCGGCCTACGCGACGCTGATGACCGACGAGTACCCGCCGTTTCGGCTGGACATGGGCGGGCACGACCCGGCGGGGGAGATCGAAGGGGGCACGGTCAGGCCGACCCCGGCCGCACCCCAGCACGGCTGGACAACCGGCAGGGTGGTGTCGGTCGTGGTGGGTGCTGTGCTCGCGCTGGGCGCGATGGGCCTGATCACCGGTGGCGCGTCGTTGCTGTGGCTGGACCGTGCCGAACGCGATGCCGACGGCTACGTCACCGTTTCCGAGACCTACAGCACGGGCGGCTACGCGATCGCCAGCGACACCATCGAGTTGCGCGGTACACCCGCCGACTGGGAGGCCGCCTCGGGCTTCCTCGGCGATGTCCGCGTCAGTGCGGAGTCGGTCAACGGGCGCCCCGTGTTCGTGGGTATCGCGCCGTCGCGCGAGGTCGCCGACTACCTCGCGGGTACCGAGTACGCGGTGGTGCAAGACGCGGGCTCGGGCGAAGACCTGGCACTCCGAAATGGAGGGCCGCTGCCGGCCCCGCCCACGCAGCAGGACTTCTGGACCACACAGTCCGCGGGACCGGGAACCCAATCGATCTCCTGGCCCGCTGCCAGCGGTGACTGGACCGTGGTGGTGGCCAACGCCGACGGTTCCGCCGGGGTCAACGTCCGAGCGCAGGCGGGAGCGACTGTTCCGTCGCTGCTGTGGATCGGCATCGGTGTGCTCGTCGGTGGAATCCTGCTGTTCGCGCTCGGCGCGGTGCTGGTGGGCGTCGCGGCGGCGTACCGCGCGGCACACTCCCCGCCGCCGACGGCCGACGTCAGTTGA
- a CDS encoding PLD nuclease N-terminal domain-containing protein, with translation MRGSKKIRWRDLSRSRQRAVVAGSLVQFTLAAIAWVDLARRTDAEVRGSRRVWAFVIAINFLGPIAYFAFGRRGGLVPFD, from the coding sequence ATGCGAGGCAGCAAGAAGATCCGGTGGCGGGACCTGAGCCGCTCCAGGCAGCGAGCCGTCGTGGCGGGCTCGTTGGTGCAGTTCACACTCGCGGCGATCGCGTGGGTCGATCTCGCTCGCAGGACCGACGCGGAGGTACGTGGCTCGCGCCGCGTGTGGGCCTTCGTGATCGCGATCAATTTCCTCGGCCCCATCGCCTACTTCGCATTCGGCAGGCGCGGGGGCCTTGTCCCGTTCGACTGA
- a CDS encoding SHOCT domain-containing protein — protein MPYWDHGYWDGGWVGGLLMLLSMVLLWGGVITVVVILVRRFAGHGGSRGGEGGEGRDGRDGYGSALRILDERYARGEIDEEEYERRRSRLRG, from the coding sequence GTGCCGTACTGGGACCATGGCTACTGGGACGGGGGCTGGGTCGGCGGCCTGCTGATGTTGCTGTCGATGGTTCTGCTGTGGGGAGGAGTGATCACCGTCGTTGTGATCCTGGTGCGCCGGTTCGCCGGGCACGGCGGTTCACGCGGCGGCGAGGGCGGCGAGGGCCGTGACGGTCGTGACGGTTACGGCAGCGCCCTGCGCATCCTCGACGAGCGCTACGCGCGTGGTGAGATCGACGAGGAGGAGTACGAGCGCAGGCGCAGCAGACTGCGGGGCTGA
- a CDS encoding metal-sensitive transcriptional regulator yields the protein MELSEDVMSDVVKRLRRAQGQVGGLIQMIEDGRDCKDVVTQLAAVSRALDRAGFKIIASGLEQCLQNGEEGSPQLEADRAELEKLFLSLA from the coding sequence GTGGAACTCAGCGAAGACGTGATGTCGGATGTGGTCAAGCGGTTACGCAGAGCCCAGGGCCAGGTCGGCGGCCTGATCCAGATGATAGAGGACGGCCGGGACTGCAAGGACGTGGTCACCCAGCTCGCCGCGGTCTCGCGGGCGCTGGACCGGGCCGGATTCAAGATCATCGCCAGCGGCCTGGAGCAGTGCCTGCAAAACGGTGAAGAGGGATCTCCCCAGCTGGAGGCCGACCGCGCCGAGCTGGAGAAACTCTTCCTGTCGCTGGCCTGA
- the trxA gene encoding thioredoxin, producing MATVELTSENFKDVVSNPGIVLIDFWAAWCGPCRMFAPVFEQASQEHTDIVFGKVDTEAQVELAQTFGISSIPTLMAVRDGVVLYAEPGALPAAALEQLIGKVREVDMEEVRREIANAS from the coding sequence ATGGCGACCGTCGAGTTGACGAGCGAGAACTTCAAGGACGTTGTCAGCAACCCCGGCATCGTCCTCATCGACTTCTGGGCGGCCTGGTGCGGGCCGTGCCGCATGTTCGCCCCCGTGTTCGAGCAGGCGTCGCAGGAGCACACCGACATCGTGTTCGGCAAGGTGGACACCGAGGCGCAGGTGGAACTCGCGCAGACTTTCGGCATCTCCTCGATTCCCACGCTGATGGCCGTCCGTGACGGCGTCGTGCTCTACGCCGAGCCGGGCGCGCTGCCCGCCGCCGCGCTGGAGCAGCTCATCGGTAAGGTGCGTGAGGTCGACATGGAGGAAGTTCGCCGGGAGATCGCCAACGCCAGTTGA
- a CDS encoding alpha-ketoglutarate-dependent dioxygenase AlkB — translation MDLALQGSLFDEGDPGREEPFLPLDGTRRTTLGAGAWIDVLPGWLAGADGLFQRLATRVPWHAERRRMYDRTVDVPRLLCFYGEDDPLPDPTLEAAKAALNRHYAPQLGEPLRTTGLCYYRDGRDSVAWHGDTIGRGSTHDTIVAILSVGAARPLLLRPRAGGATVRYALGHGDLLVMGGSCQRTWEHSVPKTSKPAGPRISVQFRPRGVR, via the coding sequence ATGGACCTGGCACTTCAGGGTTCGCTGTTCGACGAAGGCGATCCGGGTCGGGAGGAACCGTTCCTGCCGCTCGACGGTACCCGCCGTACCACGCTCGGTGCAGGCGCCTGGATCGACGTGCTGCCCGGCTGGCTCGCCGGTGCGGACGGGTTGTTCCAGCGCCTGGCCACGCGGGTGCCCTGGCACGCCGAGCGCAGGCGGATGTACGACCGCACGGTGGACGTGCCGCGCCTGCTGTGCTTCTACGGCGAGGACGACCCGCTGCCCGACCCGACCCTCGAAGCGGCCAAAGCCGCGCTGAACAGGCACTACGCCCCGCAACTCGGCGAACCGCTGCGGACCACCGGCCTGTGCTACTACCGCGACGGCCGCGACAGCGTGGCCTGGCACGGCGACACCATCGGCCGAGGCAGCACGCACGACACCATCGTGGCGATTCTCTCGGTGGGCGCCGCCCGCCCGCTGCTGCTGCGGCCACGCGCGGGAGGCGCAACGGTACGGTACGCGCTCGGCCACGGGGACCTGCTCGTGATGGGCGGCTCCTGCCAGCGAACCTGGGAACACAGCGTGCCCAAGACCAGCAAACCCGCCGGGCCGCGCATCAGCGTCCAGTTCCGGCCGCGAGGCGTGCGCTGA
- a CDS encoding ATP-grasp domain-containing protein, with product MPDNIFILGLDEANLRLLRHLPGAEDYRFHALLDVEELRIGFADYVGSLERAEQRLESFDGSIDAITGYWDFPVTSLAPVLCERYGLPHSSLESIVKCEHKYWSRLEQSEVIDEYPRFGLLDPYGEPKLPPGLSYPVWVKPVKSASSKLAFKVDDEKALADALAEIREEIGSVGGPFDAVLERVTPPPHIAEAGAQSCVVEEAVSGAQVTVEGYRYHHEPHVYGVVDSVCYPDSSSFLRYQYPSTLPPHLLERVSELSKRIVKRVGLRSTTFDIEFFVDTDTEQVWVLEVNPRLSQSHAAMFEHVDGVANHHCMVSLALGRDPRMPHRQGRYATAAKYFLRHFTDGIVRRVPTTEEIELVQHRIPGTTVDVVTEEGARLSQQYARDSYSYELANIHIGADSQEELADKYERCVQALPFEIDE from the coding sequence GTGCCCGACAATATCTTCATCCTCGGACTCGACGAGGCGAACCTGCGACTGTTGCGCCACCTTCCCGGCGCCGAGGACTACCGGTTCCATGCCCTGCTCGATGTCGAGGAACTGCGGATCGGCTTCGCCGACTACGTCGGCTCGCTCGAGCGCGCCGAACAGCGACTGGAGTCCTTCGACGGCTCGATCGACGCGATCACCGGCTACTGGGACTTCCCCGTCACCTCGCTGGCGCCGGTGCTGTGCGAGCGGTACGGCCTGCCGCACTCCAGCCTGGAATCGATCGTCAAGTGCGAGCACAAGTACTGGAGCAGGCTGGAGCAGAGCGAGGTCATCGACGAGTACCCCCGGTTCGGTCTGCTCGACCCGTACGGCGAGCCGAAGCTGCCGCCGGGGCTGAGCTATCCGGTATGGGTCAAGCCGGTGAAGTCGGCCTCCTCGAAGTTGGCGTTCAAAGTGGACGACGAGAAGGCGCTGGCCGACGCGCTCGCCGAGATCAGGGAGGAGATCGGCAGCGTCGGCGGCCCGTTCGACGCGGTGCTGGAGCGCGTGACGCCACCGCCGCACATCGCCGAGGCGGGCGCGCAGTCGTGCGTCGTCGAGGAGGCCGTCTCGGGGGCGCAGGTGACCGTCGAGGGCTACCGGTACCACCACGAACCGCACGTCTACGGCGTCGTCGACTCGGTCTGTTACCCGGACAGCTCCAGTTTCCTGCGCTACCAGTATCCCTCGACACTGCCGCCGCACCTGCTGGAGCGCGTCAGCGAACTGTCCAAGCGCATCGTCAAGCGGGTGGGGCTGCGGTCGACCACGTTCGACATCGAGTTCTTCGTCGACACCGACACCGAGCAGGTGTGGGTACTGGAGGTCAACCCCCGGCTGTCGCAGTCGCACGCCGCGATGTTCGAGCACGTCGACGGGGTGGCCAACCACCACTGCATGGTCAGCCTCGCGCTGGGCAGGGACCCGAGGATGCCGCACCGCCAGGGCCGCTACGCCACGGCAGCCAAGTATTTCCTGCGGCACTTCACCGACGGGATCGTGCGCAGAGTTCCCACAACGGAAGAGATTGAGCTGGTCCAGCACCGGATACCCGGTACGACTGTGGACGTCGTGACGGAGGAGGGAGCCCGGCTGTCACAGCAGTACGCGAGGGACAGCTACAGCTACGAGCTCGCCAACATCCACATCGGCGCCGACAGCCAGGAAGAACTGGCGGACAAGTACGAACGGTGCGTGCAGGCACTACCGTTCGAGATCGACGAGTAG